Proteins co-encoded in one Cytobacillus sp. NJ13 genomic window:
- a CDS encoding MOSC domain-containing protein produces MDQKKERIGRVKEINRFPVKSILGESLSSALVDSRGILGDRLWAIKNENGKFGSGKTTRRFQQMEGLFNYKARYEGDTPLVTMPDGTEYRGDQEGINKALSELLGFPVSLAKEESISHFDEGPISIITTSALNMLSKDLGEIADPRRFRANMLIETEATGYLEDEWVDRLIQVGESVTLKIVAPLQRCIMVNNPQEELKQDAGILNTLVTNHAATFGVWAKVERCGEVSVGDEAVLLE; encoded by the coding sequence TTGGATCAAAAGAAAGAACGTATAGGAAGAGTCAAAGAAATCAATAGGTTTCCTGTGAAATCAATTTTGGGGGAGTCTTTATCCTCTGCCCTAGTTGATAGTCGAGGCATACTTGGAGACCGCTTATGGGCAATAAAAAATGAGAATGGAAAATTTGGCAGTGGTAAGACTACACGGCGCTTTCAACAGATGGAAGGTTTATTTAACTATAAAGCAAGATATGAGGGGGACACTCCTCTAGTAACTATGCCCGATGGAACAGAATATCGAGGTGATCAGGAAGGGATAAACAAAGCATTAAGTGAGTTGTTAGGGTTTCCAGTATCATTGGCAAAGGAAGAATCAATATCACATTTCGATGAAGGGCCAATAAGTATCATCACAACCTCTGCGTTAAACATGTTAAGTAAGGATTTAGGAGAAATAGCAGACCCTCGCCGATTTCGAGCAAACATGTTAATTGAAACAGAAGCAACAGGATATCTTGAGGATGAATGGGTGGATCGACTAATTCAAGTAGGAGAAAGTGTTACCCTGAAAATTGTTGCCCCACTTCAAAGGTGCATTATGGTCAACAATCCTCAGGAGGAACTAAAACAGGATGCTGGAATATTGAATACCTTGGTAACTAATCATGCTGCAACATTTGGTGTTTGGGCAAAAGTTGAACGATGTGGTGAGGTAAGTGTTGGGGATGAGGCTGTGTTACTTGAATAA